In Haliotis asinina isolate JCU_RB_2024 chromosome 16, JCU_Hal_asi_v2, whole genome shotgun sequence, the following are encoded in one genomic region:
- the LOC137268587 gene encoding bile salt-activated lipase-like: protein MIVIGIFAFLLTFQHLSALPVIDTPWGTVEGTTNVTEDWTPYHAFLGIPFAVPPIGDKRFKRPQPHPGFKHTFKADKYGPACFQSFSVLGVNSVTGDEDCLTLNVFTPTSVTKSTNIPVIVWIHGGGFIQGNAFTYDPSSIVAHGQVIMVTIQYRLGPLGFLSTEDDASAGNYGLWDQHLALQWVKKNIASFGGDINSITLMGQSAGSASVAFQALYPGSKGLFHRVITQSGSVTSSWAHTRNALKYARQLAQKVNCSSHSDSASMIACLRTVSAKKLTAASWPMGKEPVTALVEFYFVPTIDGVFVRDDPLVLINSQTYLKQAGFQNLDCMVSLVSNEGGIFKSMSNAADIHFHTSLQSSVHNKAFFKNTLIPEVLQVYFGASSSDMTQTVAKVYVPSQSHTVTLQAVMNSVGDAGMVVPVTLFARAHAKLTNSLKTGKKTYMYVFDHVPSFIIDHGKGVDHGEDLLYTFGVNKAMIKAIAKGFSYNLTDPDKSEKELGHTVMGLLTEFARHG from the coding sequence ATGATTGTCATCGGGATCTTCGCCTTCTTGTTAACCTTTCAACATCTCAGCGCCCTGCCTGTGATAGACACTCCTTGGGGTACAGTTGAAGGGACAACGAATGTCACCGAGGACTGGACACCTTACCATGCATTTTTAGGAATCCCCTTCGCAGTTCCGCCTATTGGGGACAAACGGTTCAAGCGACCACAGCCACATCCTGGGTTCAAGCACACTTTCAAAGCCGACAAGTATGGTCCAGCGTGCTTTCAGTCTTTCAGCGTCCTTGGGGTCAATAGTGTTACTGGGGACGAGGATTGTTTAACACTTAATGTATTCACTCCAACATCAGTTACGAAAAGCACGAACATTCCTGTCATTGTCTGGATACATGGAGGGGGATTCATCCAAGGGAACGCTTTCACCTATGACCCTTCATCGATCGTCGCCCATGGACAGGTCATAATGGTGACCATCCAATATCGTTTAGGGCCGCTTGGGTTCCTCAGCACTGAGGACGATGCGTCAGCAGGAAACTATGGCCTCTGGGACCAACATCTTGCTCTGCAATGGGTGAAGAAAAACATTGCATCTTTTGGCGGGGACATCAACAGCATTACTCTTATGGGACAATCAGCAGGATCTGCTAGTGTAGCATTCCAGGCCTTATACCCAGGGTCCAAGGGTTTGTTCCACAGAGTAATAACGCAGAGTGGGTCTGTCACGTCCTCATGGGCTCACACAAGGAACGCTTTGAAATATGCACGGCAACTGGCTCAGAAAGTAAACTGTTCTTCCCACAGTGATTCAGCATCCATGATCGCCTGTCTGAGGACCGTCTCTGCCAAGAAGTTGACTGCAGCATCATGGCCAATGGGAAAAGAACCCGTCACAGCATTAGTCGAGTTCTATTTTGTACCTACTATTGATGGGGTGTTTGTCAGAGACGATCCACTGGTTCTAATAAACTCCCAAACGTACCTAAAGCAGGCAGGATTTCAAAATCTTGACTGCATGGTGTCCTTGGTAAGCAACGAAGGAGGAATTTTTAAAAGCATGTCAAATGCAGCTGATATTCATTTCCACACTTCATTACAGTCATCGGTTCATAACAAAGCATTCTTCAAGAACACCCTCATCCCAGAGGTGCTGCAGGTTTACTTCGGAGCATCTTCTTCTGATATGACACAGACAGTGGCTAAGGTGTATGTTCCCTCTCAAAGCCATACTGTTACTCTTCAGGCAGTAATGAACTCTGTTGGTGATGCTGGAATGGTTGTCCCGGTGACGCTCTTCGCCAGGGCACATGCAAAGCTGACGAACAGCTTGAAAACAGGGAAGAAGACctacatgtatgtgtttgatCACGTACCATCCTTTATCATTGACCATGGCAAGGGGGTGGATCATGGTGAAGACCTCTTATACACGTTTGGTGTCAACAAAGCCATGATCAAAGCTATCGCAAAAGGGTTCTCATACAACCTAACAGATCCCGATAAATCCGAGAAAGAGCTTGGACATACGGTGATGGGACTGTTGACAGAGTTTGCAAGACATGGGTAG